In Leptolyngbya sp. O-77, the genomic window TCAACCAATTCCTCAAGCTATCTGCGACCCCCTCCAGTCCATCTCTGTCCACCACCAGTCGGGTCAGCACGCTTGCGACCCATTCCTCTCTGATTCAGCAGCAGCGTCGTCTCTCTGAGAAGTTGAGCGAACGCCTGGGATACCTGGGGGTCTACTACAAGCGTAATTCCGCAAACTTCCTTCGACACATGCCCCCCCCAGAGCGGCAGGAATTTTTGGAACAACTAAAGGCCGAATACCGAGAGATCATTCTCCGCTACTTTATAGAAGACTCACAGCTCAACGAAAAAATCGATAACTTCGTGAACCTGGCATTTTTTGCCGACGTGCCAGTGGCGCAGGTCGTTGAGATTCATATGGAGTTAATGGATGAGTTTGCCAAACAGCTCAAACTGGAGGGACGCAACGACGAAATTCTGCTTGACTATCGGCTGACTTTGATTGATGTGATTGCCCATTTATGCGAAATGTATCGCCGCTCGATTTCTCGCGAAGCCTGAACCCGCTGAACCTTGCTGGCTCGTTGCAAATCTCGCTATCTATCCGCCCAGGTTTATATCAATATTCTTTATTCGATTGCCTTTCCCATCAACCTATGAGTCCCCTAAGAAAGACCTACATCCTCAAGCTCTACGTTGCCGGGAATACTCCGAACTCCGTGCGGGCGCTGAAAACCCTGAACCACATCCTGGAGAATGAGTTTCAGGGGGTCTACGCGCTCAAAGTGATTGACGTGCTGAAGAACCCCCAGCTTGCCGAAGAAGATAAAATTCTGGCAACGCCGACTCTGGCTAAGATTCTGCCGCCCCCCGTCCGCAAGATCATTGGCGATTTGTCTGACCGAGAAAAAGTCTTGATCGGCCTTGACCTTCTGTATGATGAATTGGGTGAAGAGGAAGCAGAAATCTAGAGTGTCTGGGATTTCTGGGGGGTGCTGGCTGCGTTTTTACCGGACTGGCTGCGTTTTTAGACCGCGTGCGGGGATGGGCGATCGCCCGTCTACACGGCTACCCGTGTCTTCTAAAGCTGCCTCCTCAGTCCCCATCGATTCCAGCAGCAAACCTCATTGAATCTTCGTTTCGAGTTTTCAAGGTTTCTAAAAGTTTCTAAATTTTTGGTAGATATCTGGGTATGAACGATTCGAGTCAGACTGGACAGCAGCAGAACGGCGCGGCTCTCATGGGTGTCCAGAAGATTCGCACCATGATTGAGGGCTTTGACGACATCAGCAACGGCGGGCTGCCAGTCGGACGCGCCACGCTCGTTAGCGGCACCTCTGGGACTGGCAAAACCCTCTTTGCAGTGCAGTTCCTCTACAACGGCATTACTCACTTCGACGAAGCGGGCATCTTCGTCACCTTTGAAGAAGCCCCTGCTGACATCATCAAAAACGCCTACAGCTTTGGCTGGGATCTGCA contains:
- a CDS encoding circadian clock protein KaiA, whose amino-acid sequence is MQVWQSDMMVGGDRSRCQVTSFHQLDLFLDYVQREKRQVDCLLFENNPDLKTALSQLRQRSIFLPAIVLEPEPFQPAPSADAISDELLKEADAFAYHSAILHVPVTQFSELEHLTEKAINQFLKLSATPSSPSLSTTSRVSTLATHSSLIQQQRRLSEKLSERLGYLGVYYKRNSANFLRHMPPPERQEFLEQLKAEYREIILRYFIEDSQLNEKIDNFVNLAFFADVPVAQVVEIHMELMDEFAKQLKLEGRNDEILLDYRLTLIDVIAHLCEMYRRSISREA
- the kaiB gene encoding circadian clock protein KaiB; translated protein: MSPLRKTYILKLYVAGNTPNSVRALKTLNHILENEFQGVYALKVIDVLKNPQLAEEDKILATPTLAKILPPPVRKIIGDLSDREKVLIGLDLLYDELGEEEAEI